A section of the Saccharopolyspora gregorii genome encodes:
- a CDS encoding ABC-F family ATP-binding cassette domain-containing protein yields MISASGLELRAGSRILLSGATLRVQPGDRIGLVGRNGAGKTTTLRVLAGEGEPYAGELVRRGELGYLPQDPREGDLSVTAKDRVLSARGLDQLLRDMEKAQTEMAEFADDRKRDKAINRYGKLEERFGARGGYAAESEAGRICSNLGLADRILSQPLRTLSGGQRRRVELARILFAASEAGPGGRSATTLLLDEPTNHLDADSINWLREFLRSHDGGLVVISHDVDLLADVVNKVWFLDAVRGEADVYNMDWKRYQEARAADEKRRRRERANAEKKASTLMAQADKMRAKATKAVAAQNMARRAEKLVNDLEEEKVDDKVAKIRFPDPAPCGRVPLTASGLSKSYGSLEIFSGVDLAVDRGAKVVVLGLNGAGKTTLLRLLGGMEEPDAGAMEPGHGLRVGYYAQEHETLDHDASVWANIRSAAPDTPEQQLRTLLGAFLFRGEQLEQPAGTLSGGEKTRLALAGLVSSAANVLLLDEPTNNLDPASREQVLDALRSFTGAVVLVTHDPGAVEALEPERVILLPDGTEDHWSADYLELVQLA; encoded by the coding sequence TTGATCTCTGCCTCGGGCCTAGAACTGCGCGCGGGTTCGCGCATCCTGCTCTCCGGCGCCACGTTGCGCGTCCAGCCGGGCGACCGGATCGGCCTGGTCGGCCGCAACGGCGCGGGCAAGACGACGACGCTGCGGGTGCTCGCCGGTGAGGGCGAGCCCTACGCCGGGGAGCTCGTCCGACGCGGCGAACTCGGCTACCTCCCGCAGGACCCCCGCGAGGGCGACCTGTCGGTGACCGCGAAGGACCGGGTGCTCTCCGCCCGCGGCCTCGACCAGCTGCTGCGCGACATGGAGAAGGCGCAGACCGAGATGGCCGAGTTCGCCGACGACCGGAAGCGGGACAAGGCGATCAACCGCTACGGCAAGCTGGAGGAGCGCTTCGGCGCCCGCGGGGGTTACGCGGCCGAGAGCGAGGCCGGGCGGATCTGCTCGAACCTCGGGCTGGCGGACCGCATCCTGTCCCAGCCGCTGCGCACCCTCTCCGGTGGTCAGCGCAGGCGCGTCGAGCTCGCCCGCATCCTGTTCGCCGCCTCCGAGGCGGGGCCCGGCGGCCGTTCGGCGACGACCCTGCTGCTGGACGAGCCGACGAACCACCTCGACGCGGACTCGATCAACTGGCTGCGCGAATTCCTCCGCTCGCACGACGGCGGGCTCGTGGTGATCAGCCACGACGTGGACCTGCTGGCCGACGTGGTGAACAAGGTGTGGTTCCTCGACGCGGTCCGCGGCGAGGCCGACGTCTACAACATGGATTGGAAGCGCTACCAGGAGGCGCGGGCCGCCGATGAGAAGCGCCGCCGCCGCGAACGCGCCAACGCCGAGAAGAAGGCCTCCACGCTGATGGCGCAGGCCGACAAGATGCGCGCCAAGGCGACCAAGGCCGTCGCCGCGCAGAACATGGCCCGCCGCGCGGAGAAGCTCGTCAACGACCTGGAAGAGGAGAAGGTCGACGACAAGGTCGCCAAGATCCGCTTCCCCGACCCGGCGCCCTGCGGGCGCGTCCCGCTCACCGCGAGCGGGTTGTCGAAGTCCTACGGCTCGCTGGAGATCTTCAGCGGCGTGGACCTGGCGGTGGACCGCGGGGCGAAGGTCGTGGTCCTCGGTCTCAACGGCGCGGGCAAGACCACCCTGCTGCGGCTGCTCGGCGGCATGGAGGAACCGGACGCGGGTGCCATGGAACCCGGGCACGGCCTGCGCGTCGGCTACTACGCGCAGGAGCACGAGACCCTCGACCACGACGCGAGCGTGTGGGCGAACATCCGCAGCGCCGCCCCGGACACCCCGGAACAGCAGCTGCGCACCCTGCTCGGCGCGTTCCTGTTCCGCGGCGAACAGCTGGAGCAGCCCGCGGGCACCCTCTCCGGTGGCGAGAAGACGCGATTGGCGTTGGCGGGCCTCGTCTCCAGCGCCGCGAACGTGCTGCTGCTGGACGAGCCGACGAACAACCTGGACCCCGCGAGCCGCGAGCAGGTCCTCGACGCGCTGCGCAGTTTCACCGGAGCGGTGGTCCTGGTCACGCACGATCCAGGAGCCGTGGAAGCACTCGAGCCGGAACGGGTGATCCTGTTGCCCGACGGGACCGAGGACCACTGGTCGGCTGATTACTTGGAGCTAGTGCAACTCGCCTGA
- a CDS encoding sugar isomerase domain-containing protein: protein MPDNPGTGRPEATSTATPPPEPTRAVTGPHHAEPTLAHLRAIGEHNAAALRGAAEALLDCVRADGLVFTAGAGHSLAGVMESFYRAGGLAAVRPLYHPDLLPLHGAVASTNTERTSGLAREVLAEAGFRGGRDALVVFSNSGVNPYPVELAIAAAEAGSVVVAITSPLASADAPLRAGTTLAAQAGIVLDTLVPGGDASYPVAEPVTAPLSSLSNAYLWNMLLVELHDAAQRAEVPLPVWRSANTVGGDEANKANLQHYGARVPGLV from the coding sequence ATGCCCGACAATCCCGGCACCGGCCGCCCCGAGGCCACCTCGACCGCCACGCCCCCACCGGAACCGACACGAGCCGTGACCGGCCCGCACCACGCCGAACCGACCCTCGCGCACCTGCGCGCCATCGGCGAGCACAACGCGGCGGCGCTGCGCGGGGCGGCCGAAGCGCTGCTCGACTGCGTGCGCGCGGACGGCCTCGTGTTCACCGCGGGCGCCGGCCACTCCCTCGCCGGGGTGATGGAGTCGTTCTACCGCGCGGGCGGGCTGGCCGCGGTGCGTCCGCTGTACCACCCCGACCTGCTTCCGCTGCACGGCGCGGTGGCCTCCACGAACACCGAACGCACCAGCGGGCTCGCCCGCGAAGTCCTCGCCGAAGCGGGGTTCCGCGGCGGGCGGGACGCCTTGGTCGTGTTCTCCAACTCCGGGGTGAACCCGTACCCGGTGGAGCTGGCGATCGCCGCGGCCGAAGCCGGCTCGGTGGTCGTCGCGATCACCTCGCCGCTGGCCTCCGCCGACGCCCCGCTGCGCGCGGGCACCACGCTCGCCGCCCAAGCGGGGATCGTGCTGGACACGCTGGTGCCGGGCGGTGACGCCAGCTACCCGGTGGCGGAACCGGTGACCGCGCCGCTGTCCTCGCTGTCCAACGCCTACCTGTGGAACATGCTGCTGGTGGAGCTGCACGACGCCGCGCAGCGGGCGGAGGTGCCGCTGCCGGTGTGGCGCAGCGCCAACACCGTCGGCGGCGACGAGGCGAACAAGGCGAACCTGCAGCACTACGGAGCCCGGGTCCCCGGACTCGTCTGA
- a CDS encoding enoyl-CoA hydratase/isomerase family protein has translation MGLTVQGRRATITLDRPDKLNAQTPATWAALRDIGQSLDPEVRVVVVRGRGRAFSAGLDRRLFGADEVDGEPGLVSLGQRPTEEADAAIATFQQGFSWLREPDRVTIAAVHGHAIGAGFQLALACDLRVLTEDASLRMAETGLGLVPDLGGTLPLVRAVGYARAVEICVSGRDVPAAEALRIGLANSVVAADELDAEVDRLVEALSAPPEGAVRETLALLAQADEAVDPEQQLAAERAAQIRRISGMLGSG, from the coding sequence GTGGGGCTCACGGTCCAGGGGCGGCGCGCCACCATCACACTTGATCGCCCGGACAAGTTGAACGCGCAGACGCCGGCCACCTGGGCGGCGCTGCGCGACATCGGACAGTCCCTCGACCCGGAGGTCCGGGTCGTGGTGGTGCGAGGGCGGGGGCGCGCGTTCTCCGCAGGGCTGGACCGGCGGCTGTTCGGGGCCGACGAGGTGGACGGCGAACCCGGCCTGGTCTCGCTGGGGCAGCGCCCCACCGAAGAGGCCGACGCCGCGATCGCCACGTTCCAGCAGGGGTTCAGCTGGCTGCGGGAACCCGACCGGGTGACCATCGCGGCCGTGCACGGGCACGCCATCGGCGCGGGCTTCCAGCTCGCCCTGGCCTGCGACCTGCGAGTGCTGACCGAAGACGCTTCGCTGCGGATGGCCGAGACCGGGCTGGGGCTGGTCCCGGACCTCGGCGGCACCTTGCCGCTGGTGCGCGCGGTGGGTTACGCGCGTGCCGTGGAGATCTGCGTGAGCGGGCGGGACGTCCCGGCCGCGGAGGCGCTGCGGATCGGCCTGGCCAACTCGGTCGTCGCGGCCGACGAGCTCGACGCGGAGGTGGACCGGCTGGTGGAGGCGCTGAGCGCACCGCCGGAAGGGGCGGTCCGCGAAACGCTGGCGTTGCTGGCCCAGGCCGACGAGGCCGTGGACCCGGAGCAGCAGCTGGCGGCGGAGCGGGCGGCGCAGATCCGCCGGATCTCCGGCATGCTCGGCTCCGGCTGA
- a CDS encoding MFS transporter: MTAPPSSARRVAFAGLIGTTIEWFDFFIYGTAAALVFNRLFFPEFEPLLGTLASFATFAVGFVARPLGGVLFAHHGDRHGRKPVLVASLLLMGVATVLIGVLPTYGTIGVAAPLLLAVLQFAQGIGVGGEWGGAALMAVEHAPPHRRGFYGSWPQIGVPAGLLLGNLVFAALSAGLDEAAFLTWGWRVPFLCGGVLIGVGLLIRLRISESPVFQQAAREQPRTRTPVLDVLREHPRTVALAAGSFLATNATFYVGTTWIVAYATGSLGYERTTVLGANALLSFADIPLMLAFGLLSDRIGRRGMSMAGMAGLAVFAVPYFLLVDSGSIGLFLLGGVVVQLCRTAVYGPQSAYFAELFSTRFRYSGASLAYQLAGIFGGGLAPMICTALYGWTGSSMAIAGYVIAVCLISLGSGYLLTETYRRTLTEAPPTG, translated from the coding sequence ATGACCGCTCCCCCTTCCAGCGCGCGGCGGGTCGCGTTCGCCGGGCTGATCGGCACCACCATCGAATGGTTCGACTTCTTCATCTACGGCACCGCCGCCGCGCTGGTGTTCAACCGGTTGTTCTTCCCCGAGTTCGAACCGCTGCTCGGCACCCTCGCCTCGTTCGCGACCTTCGCCGTCGGGTTCGTCGCGCGGCCGCTGGGCGGGGTGCTGTTCGCGCACCACGGGGACCGGCACGGGCGGAAACCGGTGCTGGTCGCGTCGCTGCTGCTGATGGGCGTGGCGACGGTGCTGATCGGGGTGCTGCCGACCTACGGGACCATCGGCGTCGCCGCTCCGCTGCTGCTGGCGGTGCTGCAGTTCGCGCAGGGCATCGGCGTCGGCGGCGAGTGGGGCGGGGCCGCGCTGATGGCGGTGGAGCACGCGCCGCCGCACCGGCGCGGCTTCTACGGCAGCTGGCCGCAGATCGGGGTGCCCGCCGGGCTGCTGCTGGGCAACCTCGTGTTCGCCGCGCTGTCCGCCGGGCTCGACGAGGCCGCGTTCCTGACCTGGGGCTGGCGGGTTCCGTTCCTGTGCGGCGGGGTGCTGATCGGCGTCGGCCTGCTCATCCGGCTGCGGATCAGCGAGAGCCCCGTGTTCCAGCAGGCCGCCCGCGAGCAGCCGCGAACCCGGACACCGGTGCTCGACGTGCTGCGCGAGCACCCGCGGACCGTGGCGCTGGCCGCGGGCTCGTTCCTCGCCACCAACGCCACCTTCTACGTGGGCACCACCTGGATCGTGGCGTACGCGACGGGTTCGCTGGGCTACGAGCGCACCACCGTCCTCGGCGCCAACGCGCTGCTGAGCTTCGCCGACATCCCGCTGATGCTGGCGTTCGGGCTGCTCTCCGACCGCATCGGGCGGCGCGGGATGTCGATGGCCGGCATGGCGGGGCTGGCGGTGTTCGCGGTGCCGTACTTCCTGCTCGTCGACAGCGGCTCGATCGGCCTGTTCCTGCTGGGCGGCGTAGTGGTGCAGCTGTGCCGGACCGCGGTGTACGGGCCGCAGTCGGCGTACTTCGCGGAGCTGTTCAGCACCCGGTTCCGCTACAGCGGCGCGTCGCTGGCCTACCAGCTGGCGGGGATCTTCGGCGGCGGGCTGGCGCCGATGATCTGCACCGCGCTGTACGGGTGGACCGGCTCGTCGATGGCGATCGCCGGGTACGTGATCGCGGTGTGCCTGATCTCGCTGGGTTCCGGCTACCTGCTCACCGAGACCTACCGGCGCACCCTCACCGAGGCACCGCCGACCGGCTGA
- a CDS encoding helix-turn-helix domain-containing protein, whose amino-acid sequence MADLKKGARITGSARDKLASDLKKKYEKGASIRALAEATGRSYGFVHRVLSESGVQLRGRGGATRTKKK is encoded by the coding sequence GTGGCTGACCTGAAGAAGGGTGCGCGAATTACAGGGAGCGCCCGGGACAAGCTTGCCAGTGACCTGAAGAAGAAATACGAGAAGGGTGCGAGCATTCGCGCTCTCGCCGAGGCGACCGGCCGTTCCTACGGGTTCGTGCACCGAGTCCTCAGCGAGTCCGGGGTGCAGCTGCGCGGACGTGGGGGTGCGACGCGGACCAAGAAGAAGTGA
- a CDS encoding acVLRF1 family peptidyl-tRNA hydrolase: MRSRELAGGGRAVAVPPERLAGWFERFATRHGGAERTELAPREVVVTAADGATARVAVAFADLPGPHGERPGLAVRPLVEHARTPRRIGLVLVRLGAHSVGIARGGTVEVSHTDRHLVHGRNKAGGQSQQRFARRREGQARRSLESAAADVARVLLPERDRLDALVLGGDRRALEALRAEPRLREFLATAEPRVLDVPEPRRSILDDAAERATAVEVHVREP; the protein is encoded by the coding sequence ATGCGCAGCAGGGAACTCGCCGGGGGCGGCCGGGCGGTGGCGGTGCCGCCGGAACGGCTGGCCGGCTGGTTCGAGCGCTTCGCCACCCGCCACGGCGGGGCGGAGCGCACCGAGCTCGCCCCGCGCGAGGTCGTGGTCACCGCCGCCGACGGCGCCACCGCGCGGGTCGCGGTCGCGTTCGCGGACCTGCCGGGGCCGCACGGCGAACGCCCCGGCCTCGCGGTGCGACCGCTGGTGGAGCACGCGCGCACGCCGCGGCGGATCGGGTTGGTGCTGGTGCGCCTCGGCGCGCACAGCGTCGGCATCGCCCGCGGCGGCACCGTCGAGGTCTCCCACACCGACCGGCACCTGGTGCACGGCCGGAACAAGGCGGGCGGCCAGTCCCAGCAGCGCTTCGCCCGCCGCCGCGAGGGCCAGGCCCGGCGCTCGCTGGAGTCGGCCGCGGCCGACGTGGCGCGGGTGCTGCTGCCGGAGCGCGACCGGCTGGACGCGCTGGTGCTCGGCGGTGACCGGCGGGCGCTGGAGGCGCTGCGCGCCGAACCGCGGCTGCGGGAGTTCCTGGCCACCGCGGAACCGCGGGTGCTCGACGTCCCGGAACCACGACGTTCCATCCTCGACGACGCCGCCGAACGCGCCACCGCCGTCGAGGTCCACGTCCGCGAACCGTGA